One Castanea sativa cultivar Marrone di Chiusa Pesio chromosome 4, ASM4071231v1 DNA window includes the following coding sequences:
- the LOC142631961 gene encoding phenylacetaldehyde oxime monooxygenase CYP71AN24-like → MAILPLFQQSWQELYKITFTPLLPLLFLFFFLYVFKCIRSSGKPNLPPSPPKLPIIGNLHQLGSLPHRSFQALSKKYGPVMFFYFGHAPTLVVSSADMAREMMKTHDIVFSNRPKATATNSLLYGCTDIAFSSYGEYWRQVRKICVLELLSLKRVQSFQYTREEEVSILINKVRDLCLKGVSINLSELLIENSNNIVTRCVFGKKFGEVDGKGKSSELPRKVMVLLAAFFWEDFFPFLGWIDMLTGFKPSLKSTCGELDAFLDQVVEEHKTMKREDEHPNKKDFADILLQLQKNGMLDFELSHDNLKAILLDMFVGGSDTTSTTLEWVMAELIRNPSIMKRAQEEVRRVVGNKSKIDVNDINQMDYLKCILKESLRLHPPVPLSVPRETSESLKFGGYDIPPKTRVFVNVWAIQRDPKLWDRPEEFIPERFTNNPVDFIGQNFEFIPFGGGRRGCPGLTFGIAVVEYVLANLLCWFDWRLPSINAKGENLDMTEVNAITAFRKNPLYLVPILHSS, encoded by the exons ATGGCTATTCTACCGCTGTTCCAACAATCATGGCAAGAGCTATACAAAATAACCTTCACTCCCCTCCTccctcttcttttccttttcttttttctttatgttttcaaatGCATTAGAAGTAGTGGAAAACCCAATTTACCTCCATCCCCACCAAAGCTACCAATCATTGGCAACCTTCACCAGCTTGGATCACTTCCACACCGTTCTTTTCAAGCCCTCTCTAAGAAGTATGGCCCTGTAATGTTCTTCTACTTCGGCCATGCACCAACACTTGTAGTGTCATCTGCAGATATGGCAAGAGAAATGATGAAAACACATGACATCGTTTTCTCAAACAGGCCAAAAGCCACGGCCACCAATTCCTTACTCTATGGATGCACAGACATAGCATTCTCATCCTATGGTGAATATTGGAGGCAAGTGAGGAAAATTTGTGTCCTAGAACTTTTGAGCCTCAAACGAGTGCAATCTTTCCAATATACAAGGGAAGAAGAAGTTTCTATATTGATCAATAAGGTACGTGACTTGTGCCTCAAAGGGGTTTCTATTAACCTAAGTGAGTTATTGATTGAAAACTCAAACAACATCGTTACAAGATGTGTGTTTGGTAAAAAGTTTGGAGAAGTGGATGGTAAGGGCAAGTCTTCAGAACTACCAAGAAAGGTAATGGTGCTACTAGCAGCCTTTTTTTGGGAGgattttttcccatttttagGTTGGATTGATATGCTAACGGGGTTTAAACCAAGTCTAAAATCCACTTGTGGAGAACTAGATGCTTTTCTTGATCAAGTGGTTGAAGAACACAAGACAATGAAACGTGAAGATGAACATCCCAATAAGAAAGATTTTGCGGATATTCTCCTCCAACTTCAAAAGAACGGCATGCTTGACTTTGAGCTTAGCCATGACAACCTCAAAGCAATCCTACta GACATGTTTGTTGGAGGAAGTGATACAACTTCAACAACTTTGGAATGGGTAATGGCAGAGCTCATAAGAAATCCAAGTATTATGAAAAGAGCACAAGAAGAGGTAAGAAGAGTGGTGGGAAACAAGTCAAAGATAGACGTCAATGATATCAATCAAATGGATTACTTGAAATGTATCCTCAAAGAAAGTCTAAGGCTGCATCCACCAGTTCCGCTTTCTGTACCTCGAGAAACTTCAGAAAGTTTAAAATTTGGAGGTTATGATATTCCGCCAAAAACAAGAGTATTTGTCAATGTATGGGCAATCCAAAGGGACCCTAAACTATGGGATAGGCCAGAGGAATTCATCCCAGAGAGATTCACAAACAACCCTGTTGATTTTATAGGTCAAAACTTTGAATTCATCCCATTTGGAGGTGGGAGAAGGGGGTGCCCAGGATTGACATTTGGCATTGCTGTAGTGGAATACGTGCTTGCCAACCTTTTATGTTGGTTTGATTGGAGGTTGCCTTCCATTAATGCAAAGGGAGAAAACTTGGATATGACTGAAGTTAACGCTATCACTGCATTTAGGAAAAATCCTCTCTATCTTGTACCAATATTGCACTCTTCTTAA